In the genome of Myxococcus stipitatus, one region contains:
- a CDS encoding ABC transporter permease: MLSDLSMDVRYALRSLRKSPAFTLAAVLVLALGIGVTTALFSVVDAVLLRPLPFAEPERLVVLSAEKQQQGRSRYSLPNYEDLASQLTQIRSLTAVSADLFNRTGAGDAEMVRGATVVGDFFGAFGATAALGRTFTGAERDAPVVVLSHARWLKEGGTPQVLGSTLTLSGQPYTVVGVMPPSFQIPNPSTDVWFPFDSLPGAATSRDRTHRGHRAFSVMGRLAPGATLESARHEMTVVGGRLRDEKDTSLVVGVMRFQDLLTRDVGLLLWVLLGAVSLVLLLAAANVAHLQLARAAARERELGIRVALGAGRGRLVRQLLTESLLLALMGGVGGVLLARWTTDLVLMVGGSRLPRASEMGIDGRVLLFALGVTLVTGVGVGLLPALRKSRMSPASVLGRGATEAGRSRAHSVLVVAEVALALMLVCGAGLMLKSFLRLYQADPGLEPAGVLVARLVLPTNQYGSEEKAAAFHQALTARLAARPEVAAVGVGTSLPAGGSIGRAGYWAEGTEDVSPRPHALFNVATPGFLEALKVPLLAGRRLAETDGANAPRVMVISERFAREVFPGLDPLGRRVTFGGSDADGKPLWTTVVGVVRDVAYAGVTAGHEPTVYMTMAQEGASDGQLAVRASGNLAPQSLEAVVREELRAVDSMVALAQVATLEERLSTDLGLPRFRAVLLGAFGVLALVLAAVGIYGVMSYSVAQREHEMGVRMALGARSADVLRLVVGQALRRVGWGLGLGLVGTLSAHRAVEGLLYGMEALDVGVMASVCLLLLVTAWLASWLPARRAAGVDPASVLRGG; encoded by the coding sequence ATGTTGAGTGACCTGTCGATGGACGTGCGCTACGCCCTGCGCTCCTTGCGCAAGTCGCCGGCCTTCACGCTGGCGGCGGTGCTGGTGCTGGCCCTGGGTATCGGCGTGACGACGGCGCTGTTCAGCGTGGTGGACGCGGTGCTGCTGCGCCCGCTTCCCTTCGCGGAGCCGGAGCGACTGGTGGTGCTCTCGGCGGAGAAGCAGCAACAGGGCCGCTCGCGCTACAGCCTCCCGAACTACGAGGACCTAGCGAGCCAGCTCACCCAGATTCGCTCGTTGACGGCGGTGTCCGCCGACCTCTTCAACCGCACGGGCGCGGGCGACGCGGAGATGGTTCGCGGGGCCACGGTGGTGGGGGACTTCTTCGGCGCCTTCGGGGCGACGGCCGCGTTGGGGAGGACCTTCACCGGGGCGGAGCGTGACGCGCCCGTGGTGGTGCTCTCCCATGCGCGGTGGCTGAAGGAGGGCGGGACGCCCCAGGTGCTGGGCTCCACCCTGACCTTGAGCGGGCAGCCCTACACGGTGGTGGGCGTGATGCCGCCGTCCTTCCAGATTCCCAATCCCTCCACGGACGTCTGGTTCCCGTTCGACAGCCTGCCGGGCGCGGCCACGTCGAGAGACCGCACGCACCGCGGCCACCGCGCGTTCTCGGTGATGGGGCGGCTCGCGCCCGGGGCCACGCTGGAGTCGGCGCGTCACGAGATGACCGTCGTGGGCGGACGGCTGCGCGACGAGAAGGACACGAGCCTGGTGGTGGGGGTGATGCGCTTCCAGGACCTGCTCACGCGGGATGTGGGGCTGCTGCTGTGGGTGCTCCTGGGCGCGGTGTCGCTGGTGCTGTTGCTGGCGGCGGCGAACGTGGCGCACCTCCAACTGGCGCGCGCGGCGGCGCGGGAGCGGGAGCTGGGGATCCGCGTGGCATTGGGCGCCGGGCGTGGACGGCTGGTGCGTCAGCTCCTCACGGAGAGCCTGCTGCTCGCGCTGATGGGCGGCGTGGGCGGCGTGCTGCTGGCGCGGTGGACCACGGACCTGGTGCTGATGGTGGGAGGCAGCCGGCTGCCCCGCGCCAGCGAGATGGGCATCGACGGCCGCGTCCTCCTGTTCGCGCTGGGGGTGACGCTGGTGACGGGCGTGGGGGTGGGGCTGCTGCCGGCGCTGCGCAAGAGCCGGATGTCGCCCGCCTCGGTCCTGGGGCGGGGGGCGACGGAGGCGGGACGGAGCCGCGCGCACTCGGTGCTGGTGGTGGCGGAGGTGGCGCTGGCGCTGATGCTCGTCTGCGGCGCGGGGCTGATGCTCAAGAGCTTCCTGCGGCTGTACCAGGCGGACCCGGGCCTGGAGCCGGCGGGCGTGCTCGTCGCGCGGCTGGTGCTGCCCACGAACCAGTATGGCTCGGAGGAGAAGGCGGCCGCGTTCCACCAGGCGCTGACGGCCCGCCTCGCCGCGCGTCCGGAGGTCGCCGCCGTGGGCGTGGGGACCAGCCTCCCCGCGGGCGGCTCCATCGGCCGCGCGGGCTACTGGGCGGAGGGAACGGAGGATGTCTCCCCTCGGCCCCATGCGCTGTTCAACGTCGCCACGCCTGGGTTCCTGGAGGCACTGAAGGTGCCCCTGCTCGCCGGCCGTCGGCTGGCCGAGACGGATGGGGCCAACGCCCCGCGCGTCATGGTCATCAGCGAGCGCTTCGCCCGGGAGGTCTTCCCCGGCCTGGACCCCCTGGGCCGCCGCGTCACCTTCGGCGGGAGCGACGCGGACGGAAAGCCCCTCTGGACGACGGTGGTGGGCGTGGTGCGGGACGTCGCGTACGCGGGCGTCACGGCCGGGCACGAGCCCACCGTCTACATGACCATGGCGCAGGAAGGGGCGTCGGACGGGCAGCTCGCGGTGCGGGCCTCCGGGAACCTGGCGCCCCAGTCCCTGGAGGCGGTGGTGCGCGAGGAGCTGCGCGCGGTGGATTCGATGGTGGCGCTCGCGCAGGTGGCGACGCTGGAAGAAAGATTGTCCACGGACTTGGGATTGCCGAGATTCCGAGCGGTGTTGCTGGGGGCCTTCGGCGTGCTGGCACTGGTGCTGGCCGCGGTGGGCATCTACGGCGTCATGTCCTATTCCGTGGCACAACGAGAGCATGAGATGGGCGTGAGGATGGCCCTGGGCGCTCGTTCGGCGGATGTCCTGCGTCTGGTGGTGGGCCAGGCGCTTCGCCGTGTGGGATGGGGCCTGGGGCTGGGACTGGTGGGCACGCTGTCGGCGCACCGGGCCGTGGAAGGTCTGCTGTACGGAATGGAGGCCCTGGATGTCGGAGTCATGGCCTCCGTCTGCTTGCTGTTACTGGTCACCGCCTGGCTGGCGAGCTGGCTCCCGGCTCGTCGGGCGGCGGGCGTGGACCCGGCCTCCGTGCTGCGTGGAGGCTGA
- a CDS encoding ABC transporter ATP-binding protein: MSSPLISLRQIEKSYPLAGGRVWVLRNIDLDIQAGEFVTMMGPSGAGKSTLLSVMGMLDAEWKGEYVLDGHAVHGMKLKERGELSRRTIGFVFQQYHLLDNLTVAENLEVPLSYRDLKRGEREALVGDMLDRFQLVGKKDLFPSQLSGGQQQLVGIARALIASPKVLLADEPTGNLHSQQAKHIMEVFQTLNKQGTTIIQVTHSEANAAYGNRIIQLADGWLQK, translated from the coding sequence ATGTCCTCCCCTCTCATTTCCCTGCGGCAGATTGAAAAGTCCTATCCCCTGGCCGGAGGCCGCGTCTGGGTGCTGCGCAACATCGACCTGGACATCCAGGCCGGTGAGTTCGTCACGATGATGGGCCCGTCCGGCGCGGGGAAGTCCACGCTGCTGTCAGTGATGGGCATGCTCGACGCCGAGTGGAAGGGCGAGTACGTCCTGGACGGCCACGCCGTGCACGGGATGAAGCTCAAGGAGCGCGGCGAGCTGTCCCGGCGCACCATCGGCTTCGTCTTCCAGCAGTACCACCTGCTGGACAACCTCACGGTGGCGGAGAACCTGGAGGTGCCGCTGTCCTACCGCGACCTGAAGCGCGGTGAGCGCGAGGCGCTGGTGGGCGACATGCTGGACCGCTTCCAGCTCGTGGGGAAGAAGGACCTGTTCCCCTCGCAGCTCTCCGGCGGTCAGCAGCAGCTGGTGGGCATCGCCCGCGCGCTCATCGCCTCGCCCAAGGTGCTGCTGGCGGACGAGCCCACGGGGAACCTCCACTCGCAGCAGGCCAAGCACATCATGGAGGTGTTCCAGACGCTCAACAAGCAGGGCACCACCATCATCCAGGTGACCCACTCGGAGGCCAACGCGGCCTACGGCAATCGCATCATCCAGCTCGCGGATGGCTGGCTCCAGAAGTGA
- a CDS encoding ABC transporter permease has translation METLIRDLRYTLRSLRASPGFTLVAVLALALGIGANSAVFSVVNGVLLTPPPFAEPERLLHLSNDIRKAGLEDVGISIPEYQDFSTRPRVFSSVAAYTWRDMTLTGGGTPQRFGVVHGTATLLPTLGVTPALGRGFTEDEATPGAQKVVVLTHKAWRAHFAEDPRVLGKTMQLDGEPYTVVGVLPRGVAYPLSAELYVPLVPRAELVHARTDRHFTSLVRMKPGVTMEQVRADVARIAQEMEAGEPRYQGIGWAIRITPLEDRVVGKVRGTLWLLLGAVGFVLLVACSSVANLMLARAAARELEVSIRAALGASRGRLVAQFLTESLVLSVVGGAAGLLLAMWGTDALLAFVGDGLPRVSQVRLDPTSVAFTVGVSLLTGLMFGLVPALQASRADLNATMREGSRGTESGRSGRLRSGLVVAQIALALVLLVGAGLVMKSLHALREVDEGFTSEGVLTGRFALPAARYSEPARKLAFQRDLLERLQGLPGVESVGLTDLLPLGGTATRGLEFEGRPETPGELPPSVDFRVASPGYLRTLNVKLLQGRLHETLGELDAPAEVVINKTFADLYWPQGNALGQRLSLAPQAQWSTVVGIVDDLREWGLTSPARPAAYWSLAALPSAYLGLVVRVKSGAPESVRTAVEAELRAVDSDVPLYSVAPLSRLVDESIGSRSLSAWLMGLFAGTALLLAALGIAGVVGYSVARRTREMGIRMALGAARSDVVLLVLRQGLKLAGLGVAVGLVMSLGLARFLGSLLYGVTAYDPWTFVGVAALLSTVALLATWLPARRASSVDPIISLRSE, from the coding sequence ATGGAGACGTTGATTCGAGACTTGCGCTACACGCTGCGCTCGCTGCGCGCGAGCCCCGGCTTCACGCTGGTGGCGGTGCTCGCGCTGGCGCTGGGCATCGGCGCCAACAGCGCGGTCTTCAGCGTGGTGAATGGCGTGCTGCTCACGCCTCCTCCGTTCGCGGAGCCTGAGCGGCTGCTGCACCTGTCCAACGACATCCGGAAGGCGGGCCTGGAGGACGTCGGCATCTCGATTCCGGAGTACCAGGACTTCAGCACCCGGCCGCGCGTGTTCAGCTCGGTGGCGGCGTACACGTGGCGGGACATGACGCTGACGGGCGGCGGCACGCCGCAGCGCTTCGGCGTGGTGCATGGCACCGCCACGCTGCTCCCCACGCTGGGCGTGACGCCCGCGCTGGGCCGAGGCTTCACCGAGGACGAGGCGACGCCCGGGGCGCAGAAGGTCGTGGTGCTGACGCACAAGGCCTGGCGCGCGCACTTCGCGGAGGACCCGCGAGTGCTGGGCAAGACGATGCAGCTCGATGGCGAGCCCTACACGGTGGTGGGTGTGCTGCCCCGAGGCGTGGCGTACCCCTTGAGCGCCGAGCTCTACGTGCCCCTGGTTCCCCGCGCGGAGTTGGTGCATGCGCGCACGGACCGGCACTTCACCTCCCTGGTGAGGATGAAGCCGGGCGTGACGATGGAGCAGGTGCGCGCGGACGTGGCGCGAATCGCCCAGGAGATGGAAGCGGGGGAGCCTCGCTACCAGGGCATTGGCTGGGCCATCCGCATCACCCCGCTGGAGGACCGCGTCGTCGGCAAGGTGCGTGGGACGCTGTGGCTGCTGCTGGGCGCGGTGGGCTTCGTGCTGCTGGTGGCGTGCAGCAGCGTGGCGAACCTGATGCTGGCGCGGGCGGCGGCGCGGGAGCTCGAGGTGTCCATCCGCGCGGCGCTGGGCGCGAGCCGGGGGCGGCTGGTGGCGCAGTTCCTCACGGAGAGCCTGGTCCTGTCCGTGGTGGGCGGCGCGGCGGGGCTCCTGCTCGCGATGTGGGGGACGGACGCGCTCCTGGCCTTCGTGGGAGACGGGCTGCCTCGCGTGTCGCAGGTGCGGCTGGACCCGACGTCGGTGGCCTTCACCGTGGGCGTGTCACTGCTCACGGGCCTGATGTTCGGCCTGGTGCCCGCGCTGCAGGCGAGCCGCGCGGACCTGAACGCGACGATGCGCGAGGGCTCGCGCGGGACGGAGAGCGGACGCTCGGGGCGGCTGCGCTCGGGCCTCGTTGTGGCTCAAATCGCGCTCGCGCTGGTGCTGCTGGTGGGCGCGGGCCTGGTGATGAAGAGCCTGCACGCGCTGCGCGAGGTCGATGAGGGCTTCACCTCGGAAGGGGTGCTCACGGGGCGCTTCGCGCTGCCCGCCGCGCGCTACTCGGAGCCCGCCCGCAAGCTGGCCTTCCAGCGCGACCTGCTGGAGCGCTTGCAAGGACTCCCGGGGGTGGAGTCGGTGGGGCTGACCGACCTGCTGCCGCTCGGAGGCACCGCCACGCGGGGGCTCGAGTTCGAGGGCCGGCCCGAGACGCCGGGGGAGCTTCCTCCGTCCGTGGACTTCCGCGTGGCGAGCCCGGGGTATCTGCGCACGCTGAACGTGAAGCTGCTCCAGGGCCGCCTGCATGAGACCCTCGGCGAGCTGGATGCTCCCGCCGAGGTGGTCATCAACAAGACCTTCGCGGACCTGTACTGGCCCCAGGGCAACGCGCTGGGCCAGCGCCTCTCGCTGGCGCCCCAGGCGCAGTGGTCGACGGTGGTGGGCATCGTGGATGACCTGCGCGAGTGGGGGCTCACCTCGCCCGCGCGGCCCGCGGCCTACTGGTCCCTGGCGGCGCTGCCGAGCGCCTACCTGGGGCTCGTCGTGCGCGTGAAGTCCGGTGCTCCCGAGTCCGTGCGCACCGCGGTGGAGGCGGAGCTTCGCGCGGTGGACTCGGACGTGCCGCTGTACAGCGTGGCCCCGCTCTCGCGACTGGTGGACGAGTCCATCGGCTCGCGCAGCCTGTCGGCCTGGCTGATGGGCCTGTTCGCGGGGACGGCGCTGCTCCTGGCCGCGCTGGGCATCGCCGGCGTCGTCGGCTACTCCGTCGCGCGGCGCACGCGGGAGATGGGCATCCGCATGGCCCTGGGCGCGGCCCGCTCCGACGTGGTGCTGCTGGTGCTGCGCCAGGGGCTGAAGCTCGCGGGCCTGGGCGTGGCCGTGGGCCTGGTGATGTCGCTGGGACTGGCCCGCTTCCTGGGCTCTCTTTTGTACGGCGTGACGGCGTATGACCCGTGGACCTTCGTGGGTGTCGCGGCGCTCCTGAGCACGGTGGCGCTGCTGGCGACGTGGCTGCCGGCGCGGCGTGCGTCGAGCGTGGACCCCATCATCTCCTTGCGCTCCGAGTGA
- a CDS encoding ABC transporter permease: METFLRDLRYTLRSLRASPGFTLVAVLALALGIGANSAVFSVVNGVLLTSPPFEEPDRLLHLSNDIQKANLEGISVSFPEYQDFTTLPRVFSSVAAFSWRDMTLTGGAAAQRFGVVHGTSSIFDTLGMTPVLGRGFTEEEATSGAQKVVVLTHKAWRTVFLEDPQALGKSLQLDGEPYTVVGVLPRGVAYPESTELYVPLVLKPEDATKRTSRSLTALARMKPGVTLEQARADVDRVAGEMAAQEPRYNGIGWSIRITPLEDTVVGDVRGTLWLLLGAVGFVLLVACSSVANLMLARAAAREREVSIRAALGASRGRLVAQFLTESFVLSVVGGGLGLLFALWGTDALLAFVGEGLPRVSQVRLDPTSVVFTVGVSLLTGLVFGLVPALQASRADLNATMREGSRGTEGGRSGRLRSGLVVAQVALALVLLVGAGLVMKSLLALHEVDEGFTPEGVLAGRLALPAARYSEPARKLAFERELLERLKSLPGVESAGLTNLLPLGGITTRGLEFESRPETPGEVMPAVDFRVASPDYLRTLKAKLLQGRLHETIGELDAPAEVVINKTFADVYWPQGNALGQRISLEPERRWSTVVGIVDDLREWGLSSPARPAAYWSLAAAPGSFRGLVVRVKSGTPESVRSAVEAELRAVDADLPLYGVTTLSKVVDESIGSRSLLAWLMGLFAGTALLLAALGIAGVVGYSVTRRTREMGIRMALGAARSDVLLLVLRQGLKLVGLGVAVGLVMSLGLTRFLGSLLYGVTAYDPWTFVGVAALLSLVALLATWLPARRASRVDPIISLKAE, encoded by the coding sequence ATGGAGACGTTCCTTCGAGACTTGCGCTACACGCTGCGCTCGCTGCGCGCGAGCCCTGGCTTCACGCTGGTGGCGGTGCTCGCGCTGGCGTTGGGCATCGGCGCCAACAGCGCGGTGTTCAGCGTGGTGAACGGGGTGCTCCTCACGTCTCCTCCCTTCGAGGAGCCGGACCGGCTGCTGCACCTGTCCAATGACATCCAGAAGGCGAACCTGGAGGGCATCTCCGTCTCGTTCCCGGAGTACCAGGACTTCACCACGCTCCCGCGCGTGTTTAGCTCGGTGGCGGCGTTCTCCTGGCGGGACATGACGCTGACGGGAGGCGCCGCGGCGCAGCGCTTCGGCGTGGTGCATGGCACCTCCTCGATTTTCGACACGCTGGGCATGACGCCCGTGCTGGGCCGAGGCTTCACCGAGGAGGAAGCGACCTCCGGTGCGCAGAAGGTGGTGGTGCTCACGCACAAGGCCTGGCGCACCGTGTTCCTGGAAGACCCCCAGGCGCTGGGCAAGTCCCTGCAGCTCGATGGCGAGCCGTACACGGTGGTGGGCGTGCTGCCCCGCGGCGTGGCCTATCCCGAGAGCACCGAGCTCTACGTGCCCCTCGTCCTCAAGCCGGAGGACGCCACGAAGCGCACCTCGCGCTCCCTCACCGCCCTGGCGCGGATGAAGCCCGGCGTGACGCTGGAGCAGGCTCGCGCGGATGTGGACCGGGTCGCGGGGGAGATGGCGGCGCAGGAGCCTCGCTACAACGGGATTGGCTGGTCCATCCGCATCACCCCGCTGGAGGACACGGTGGTGGGGGACGTGCGCGGGACGCTGTGGCTGCTGCTGGGCGCGGTGGGCTTCGTGCTGCTGGTGGCGTGCAGCAGCGTGGCGAACCTGATGCTGGCGCGGGCGGCGGCGCGGGAGCGCGAGGTGTCCATCCGCGCGGCGCTGGGCGCGAGCCGGGGTCGGCTGGTGGCGCAGTTCCTCACGGAGAGCTTCGTCCTGTCCGTGGTCGGCGGAGGACTGGGGCTCCTGTTCGCGCTGTGGGGCACGGACGCGCTCCTGGCCTTCGTGGGAGAGGGGTTGCCTCGGGTGTCGCAGGTGCGGCTGGACCCGACGTCGGTGGTCTTCACCGTGGGCGTGTCGCTGCTCACGGGCCTGGTGTTCGGCCTGGTGCCCGCGCTGCAGGCGAGCCGCGCGGACCTGAACGCGACGATGCGCGAGGGCTCGCGAGGGACGGAAGGTGGCCGCTCGGGGCGGCTGCGCTCGGGCCTGGTGGTGGCGCAGGTGGCGCTGGCGCTGGTGTTGCTCGTGGGCGCGGGCCTGGTGATGAAGAGCCTGCTCGCGCTGCACGAGGTCGACGAGGGCTTCACGCCGGAGGGAGTGCTGGCGGGGCGCCTCGCGCTGCCCGCCGCGCGCTACTCGGAGCCCGCACGCAAGCTGGCCTTCGAGCGCGAGCTGCTGGAGCGGCTGAAGTCGCTCCCTGGAGTGGAGTCCGCGGGGCTCACCAACCTGTTGCCCCTGGGGGGCATCACCACGCGGGGCCTCGAGTTCGAGAGCCGCCCCGAGACGCCGGGCGAGGTGATGCCCGCGGTGGACTTCCGCGTGGCGAGCCCGGACTACCTGCGCACGCTGAAGGCGAAGCTGCTCCAGGGCCGCCTGCACGAGACCATCGGCGAGCTGGACGCGCCCGCGGAGGTGGTCATCAACAAGACCTTCGCCGACGTGTACTGGCCGCAAGGCAATGCACTGGGCCAGCGCATCTCGCTGGAGCCCGAGCGGCGGTGGTCGACGGTGGTGGGCATCGTGGATGACCTGCGCGAGTGGGGACTCTCCTCGCCCGCGCGGCCCGCGGCCTACTGGTCGCTCGCGGCGGCGCCCGGGTCCTTCCGGGGGTTGGTGGTCCGGGTGAAGTCGGGGACGCCGGAGTCGGTGCGCTCGGCGGTGGAGGCGGAGCTTCGCGCGGTGGACGCGGACCTGCCGCTGTATGGCGTGACGACGCTGTCGAAGGTGGTGGATGAGTCCATCGGCTCGCGCAGCCTGTTGGCCTGGCTGATGGGCCTGTTCGCGGGGACGGCGCTGCTGCTGGCCGCGCTGGGCATCGCGGGTGTCGTCGGCTACTCCGTCACCCGTCGCACGCGGGAGATGGGCATTCGCATGGCGTTGGGAGCGGCTCGCTCCGACGTGCTGCTGTTGGTGTTGCGTCAGGGGTTGAAGCTGGTGGGCCTGGGCGTGGCCGTGGGGCTGGTGATGTCCCTGGGGCTGACGCGCTTCCTGGGCTCTCTTTTGTACGGCGTGACGGCGTATGACCCGTGGACCTTCGTGGGGGTCGCGGCGCTCCTGAGCCTGGTGGCGCTGCTGGCGACGTGGCTGCCGGCGCGGCGGGCCTCCCGCGTGGACCCCATCATCTCGTTGAAGGCGGAGTAG
- a CDS encoding ABC transporter permease — protein sequence METLLQDARYALRSLRKSPGFALVAVLALALGIGANSAVFSVVNGVLLRPPPFAEPERLVDVSNDFGRVGRKGLTSSVVEYREYRELPSVFESVAAFSDDDVTLTGLDTPRHLRVVEATASFLPTLGVAPALGRNFTEGEETPGNDKVVMLTHQTWRTHFSEDAGVLGRTLQLDGEPYTVVGVLPRGVAYPAGADLYRPFAPSADLASEDKRETRFLEVLARLKPGVTMAAAAQDLARVSQSLAQAHPKYEHGRRTIGLKSLEDEVVGDVRGTLWLLLGAVGFVLLVACGSVANLLLARAAAREREVSIRAALGAGRGRLMAQFLTESLVLSLAGGVLGLFLAMWGTDLLLALVGDSLPRAAEVRLDVRSLVFTGGLSLVSGLLFGLMPALQASRADLSAAMREGSRGTAGGRSGRLRSGLVVGQVAFALVLLVGAGLFGKSLLALVTVDPGFRPEGVLTAQLSLPGMSYATRDQQGAFHRELLGRLQSLPGVESVGLTNLLPLGHSMTFGFAIDGRTKGPDEVWPAVQFRTVSADYLRTLGFKLRQGRWLEASDGPGAAGAVVINKTFADAYWPQGNALGQRLKLNRPDGEWTTVVGIVEDAREWALDKPMVPMAYYSLAQLGGTNLALALRVKAGPPEQLRSAVESELRALDADVPLFGVAPLTRLVDESIGNHRLAALLMGLFAGTALLLASLGLAGVIGYSVAQRTREMGIRMALGAAKSDVLALVLRQGMRLAGLGVGLGLVLSLGLAHLLRTLLYGVAAYDVWTFVGVAALLGGVALLATWLPARRATRVDPIIALRAE from the coding sequence ATGGAGACCTTGCTTCAGGATGCTCGCTACGCGCTGCGCTCGCTGCGCAAGAGCCCGGGGTTCGCGCTGGTGGCGGTGCTGGCGCTGGCGCTGGGCATCGGCGCGAACAGCGCGGTCTTCAGCGTGGTGAATGGCGTGCTGCTCCGGCCGCCGCCGTTCGCCGAGCCCGAGCGGCTGGTGGACGTGTCGAACGACTTCGGGCGCGTGGGCCGCAAGGGCCTGACGTCCTCGGTGGTGGAGTATCGCGAGTACCGCGAGCTGCCGAGCGTCTTCGAGTCCGTGGCGGCCTTCTCCGACGACGATGTCACGCTGACGGGCCTGGACACGCCGCGACACCTGCGCGTGGTGGAGGCCACCGCGTCCTTCCTGCCGACGCTGGGCGTGGCGCCCGCGCTGGGCCGCAACTTCACGGAAGGGGAGGAGACGCCCGGCAACGACAAGGTGGTGATGCTCACGCACCAGACGTGGCGGACGCACTTCTCCGAGGACGCGGGCGTGCTGGGTCGCACGCTCCAGCTCGACGGCGAGCCGTACACGGTGGTGGGCGTGCTGCCCCGGGGCGTGGCGTATCCGGCGGGCGCGGACCTCTACCGGCCCTTCGCGCCGTCGGCGGACCTGGCGTCCGAGGACAAGCGCGAGACGCGCTTCCTGGAGGTGCTGGCGCGGCTGAAGCCCGGCGTCACGATGGCGGCGGCGGCCCAGGACCTGGCGCGGGTGTCGCAATCGCTGGCGCAGGCACATCCCAAGTACGAGCACGGTCGGCGCACCATCGGCCTCAAGTCGCTGGAGGACGAGGTGGTGGGCGACGTGCGCGGCACGCTGTGGCTGCTGTTGGGCGCGGTGGGCTTCGTGCTGCTGGTGGCGTGCGGGAGCGTGGCGAACCTGCTGCTGGCGCGTGCGGCGGCGCGGGAGCGCGAGGTGTCGATTCGCGCGGCGCTGGGCGCGGGACGTGGCCGGCTGATGGCGCAGTTCCTCACCGAGAGCCTGGTGCTGTCGCTCGCGGGGGGCGTGCTGGGCTTGTTCCTCGCGATGTGGGGCACGGACCTGCTGCTCGCGCTGGTGGGCGACAGCCTTCCTCGCGCGGCGGAGGTGCGGCTGGACGTGCGCTCGCTCGTCTTCACCGGTGGGTTGAGCCTGGTGTCGGGGCTGCTCTTCGGGTTGATGCCCGCGCTCCAGGCGAGCCGCGCGGACCTGAGCGCGGCGATGCGCGAGGGCTCGCGAGGCACCGCGGGTGGGCGCTCGGGCCGGCTGCGCTCGGGGCTGGTGGTGGGGCAGGTGGCCTTCGCGCTGGTGTTGCTGGTGGGCGCGGGCCTGTTCGGCAAGAGCCTGCTGGCGCTCGTGACGGTGGACCCGGGCTTCCGTCCGGAGGGTGTGCTCACCGCGCAGCTGTCGCTGCCCGGCATGAGCTACGCCACCCGGGACCAGCAAGGGGCCTTCCACCGCGAGCTCCTGGGGCGGCTCCAGTCGCTTCCGGGCGTGGAGTCCGTGGGGCTCACCAACCTGCTGCCGCTGGGGCACTCGATGACGTTCGGCTTCGCCATCGACGGCCGGACGAAGGGGCCCGACGAGGTGTGGCCGGCGGTGCAGTTCCGCACCGTCAGCGCGGACTACCTGCGCACGCTGGGCTTCAAGCTGCGGCAGGGTCGCTGGCTCGAGGCGTCGGATGGCCCGGGCGCGGCGGGCGCGGTGGTCATCAACAAGACCTTCGCGGACGCGTACTGGCCCCAGGGCAACGCGCTGGGACAGCGGCTCAAGCTCAACCGCCCCGATGGCGAGTGGACCACGGTGGTGGGCATCGTCGAGGACGCGCGGGAGTGGGCCTTGGACAAGCCCATGGTGCCCATGGCGTATTACTCGCTGGCGCAGCTGGGCGGGACGAACCTGGCGCTCGCGCTTCGGGTGAAGGCGGGCCCTCCGGAGCAGCTGCGCTCGGCGGTGGAGTCGGAGCTGCGCGCGCTGGACGCGGACGTGCCGCTGTTCGGGGTGGCGCCGCTGACGCGGCTGGTGGACGAGTCCATTGGCAACCACCGACTGGCCGCGCTGCTCATGGGCTTGTTCGCGGGCACGGCGCTGCTGCTGGCGTCGCTGGGGCTCGCGGGCGTCATCGGCTACTCGGTGGCGCAGCGCACGCGGGAGATGGGCATCCGCATGGCGCTGGGCGCGGCGAAGTCGGACGTGCTGGCGCTGGTGCTGCGCCAGGGAATGAGGCTCGCGGGCCTGGGCGTCGGGCTCGGGTTGGTGTTGTCGCTGGGGCTCGCGCACCTGCTGCGCACGCTGCTGTACGGCGTGGCGGCGTACGACGTGTGGACCTTCGTGGGAGTGGCCGCGCTGCTGGGGGGCGTGGCGTTGTTGGCGACGTGGCTGCCCGCGCGGCGGGCCACGCGCGTGGACCCCATCATCGCGTTGCGAGCGGAGTAG